The nucleotide window ACCATTTCTAGGGCATTGCTGCGAATGGGCATTCAAAAAGACGATAAAATTGCTATCATTTCAAGCAATAACAGAACGGAGTGGAATATCATGGATATTGGTATTTTACAAACTGGTGCCCAAAACGTTCCGATCTATCCAACTATTTCACATGAAGATTACGAATACATTCTAAATCACTCTGAATCCATTTATGTTTTTGTTTCAGATATTGAGGTGTTGGAGAAAGTTAATTGCATAAAAGCCAATGTTCCTTCCCTGAAAGATGTTTTTTCGTTCAATGAAATAGAAGGTTGTAAAAACTGGACTGAATTGTTGAAACTGGGCGAAGACAAAAGCAATCAAGATACTGTTGAAGAAAGAAAAAACAGCGTAAAAACAGACGATCTGGCCACCATCATTTACACATCGGGGACTACAGGACGACCAAAAGGTGTTATGTTATCGCATCAAAATGTGGTTTCAAATGTACTTAACAGTGCGCCAAGAATCCCTTTTGAAGCAGGAAAAAGCGTCGCATTGAGCTTCCTTCCTATCTGTCATATTTTCGAAAGAATGATTTTGTATTTGTACCAATATTATGGCGTTTCGGTATATTTTGGCGAATCAATAGACAAAATCAGCGCTAACATAAAGGAGGTAAAACCAACCGTTATCACTGCCGTTCCAAGGCTTTTGGAGAAAGTATATGACAGTATTTTTGCAAAAGGAAGCGAATTGAAAGGAATCAAAAAAATGCTTTTCTTTTGGGCCATCAATTTAGGGCTGCGTTATGAACCTTATGGAGCCAATGGATTTTGGTATGAATTCCAATTGAAAATTGCCCGAAAATTAATTTTCAGCAAATGGAAAGAAGGTTTGGGAGGTAATCTTGAGCTGATGGTTTCGGGAAGTGCCGCTTTACAAAAAAGATTGGCACGTATTTTTGCAGCCGCCAATATTCCGGTTGTAGAAGGTTACGGATTGACCGAAACCTCGCCTGTTATCTCCGTAAACGATATGAGAAACAGAGGCTTCAAAGTAGGAACCGTTGGAAAAGTAATTGACAATGTGGAAGTAAAAATCGCCGAAGATGGTGAAATACTTTGCAAAGGTCCTAATGTTATGATGGGCTACTACAAAGATCCTGAAAAAACAGCAGAAGCTATCATTAATGGCTATTTCCACACGGGAGATATTGGTAATATTGACGAAAACGGCTTTTTATCCATTACCGACCGCAAAAAAGAAATGTTCAAAACCTCGGGAGGAAAATACATTGCCCCGCAAATCATCGAAAATACCATGAAACAATCCCGCTTTATCGAGCAGATCATGGTGATTGGTGATGGTGAAAAAATGCCGGGAGCATTTATTCAGCCGAGTTTTGATTTTGTGAAAGAATGGGCAAAATTGCATTCCATTCAATTGGGATCGACCAACAAAGAGATTATTTCCAATCCGAAAGTAATCGAAAGAATCCAACAAGAGGTAGATACTTTGAACGAAAAATTCGGGAATTGGGAACAAATAAAACGTTTCGAATTAACACCGGATGTTTGGTCAATAAATGGCGGTCACCTTACCCCAACCCTAAAACTAAGACGAAAAATTATATTGGAGATTTACAAAGATCTTTATGAAAAGATTTATGGACATTCGCTGTAAAGTTTTGTCTTAATTAAAAAACAAAGTCCCGATAGGTTTTTCTGTCGGGACTTTGTTTTATATTAAACCTGTCTAGTCATTAAATCAAAGAACTTCTATATGTTTTTGATTTTGTTGCTACAAATTAAAATTCAATTCTATAAACCATATTGGAAATAACTGGATTTTATATCCTTCAAATCAATATTTCTGTTTTTTTATTCAAAACTCAAAAAATGCCATTTTTATTAAAATAAAAAAAATAATACGCATGCATAATATTGGCCAAACTCCTTATTCTAAAGGAGTTTTTTGTCTATATTTATAAAAAATTAAAAAAAATAAATTTTTATTATGCATGCATAATATTTTTTTCTTTATTTTTGAAAACGATATAGTAAGTATGAAAGACAAAACAATAGATTATATCCTAAGAGCAACTTGGCAGGCTGTATCAAGAATGTACAACGAAGAAGCCAATAAATACGATGCCACAATGGCAACGGGATTTGCCTTATTGAGTATTGACCGAGAAGAAGGAACTCCTTCAACGGCATTGGGACCAAGAATGGGAATGGAAGCTACGAGCTTAACGAGAACCTTAAAATCGATGGAGGAAAAAGGCTTAATTGTCAGAAAAAAAAATCCGGAAGATGGTAGAGGTGTTCTGATTTACCTGACTGATTTTGGAAAAGAAAAAAGAGAACTTTCCAA belongs to Flavobacterium aquiphilum and includes:
- a CDS encoding AMP-dependent synthetase/ligase, producing MITITRLFDFPYYQLENYNKSDALVTKQNDVWVKTSTQEYLDKANTISRALLRMGIQKDDKIAIISSNNRTEWNIMDIGILQTGAQNVPIYPTISHEDYEYILNHSESIYVFVSDIEVLEKVNCIKANVPSLKDVFSFNEIEGCKNWTELLKLGEDKSNQDTVEERKNSVKTDDLATIIYTSGTTGRPKGVMLSHQNVVSNVLNSAPRIPFEAGKSVALSFLPICHIFERMILYLYQYYGVSVYFGESIDKISANIKEVKPTVITAVPRLLEKVYDSIFAKGSELKGIKKMLFFWAINLGLRYEPYGANGFWYEFQLKIARKLIFSKWKEGLGGNLELMVSGSAALQKRLARIFAAANIPVVEGYGLTETSPVISVNDMRNRGFKVGTVGKVIDNVEVKIAEDGEILCKGPNVMMGYYKDPEKTAEAIINGYFHTGDIGNIDENGFLSITDRKKEMFKTSGGKYIAPQIIENTMKQSRFIEQIMVIGDGEKMPGAFIQPSFDFVKEWAKLHSIQLGSTNKEIISNPKVIERIQQEVDTLNEKFGNWEQIKRFELTPDVWSINGGHLTPTLKLRRKIILEIYKDLYEKIYGHSL
- a CDS encoding MarR family winged helix-turn-helix transcriptional regulator; its protein translation is MKDKTIDYILRATWQAVSRMYNEEANKYDATMATGFALLSIDREEGTPSTALGPRMGMEATSLTRTLKSMEEKGLIVRKKNPEDGRGVLIYLTDFGKEKRELSKNTVLKFNESVRKNISEEKINHFIEVAEVINELILNKNIFNDDDDNNED